In Mytilus edulis chromosome 7, xbMytEdul2.2, whole genome shotgun sequence, a single genomic region encodes these proteins:
- the LOC139480984 gene encoding ependymin-related protein 1-like: protein MYEEESRSASVDYSKGCVYYNQTINTNSGLTEQIVLQDFNKNKEYVIKDNKCITLNHTTSVELACIPMGYKILSRSYVGTGMTKVNATLYKYMDITGTRFFFKVVDDGCIPLMTDTESPNWIGEGSKKTTVTYMGITKGIHDPTVFNVPTICVSIAVMIK from the exons ATGTATGAAGAG gAATCTAGGTCGGCGTCTGTTGACTATAGCAAAGGTTGTGTATATTACAACCAAACTATCAATACCAACAGTGGATTGACTGAACAGATCGTCCTCCAAGATTTCAATAAG AATAAAGAGTACGTTATAAAAGATAATAAATGTATAACACTGAACCACACAACATCTGTTGAATTAGCATGTATACCAA tgGGATATAAGATACTGTCAAGGTCATATGTTGGCACTGGAATGACAAAAGTTAATGCAACACTTTACAAGTATATGGATATAACAGGAACGAGGTTTTTCTTTAAAGTTGTTGACGATGGCTGTATTCCTTTGATGACAGATACAGAAAGTCCAAACTGGATCGGAG AGGGAAGTAAGAAGACAACAGTAACTTACATGGGAATCACAAAAGGAATACACGACCCAACCGTATTCAACGTACCAACTATTTGTGTAAGTATTGCAGTTATGATAAAATGA